The following DNA comes from Mucisphaera calidilacus.
GCCGAGGAAGTGCAGAAGGTTTTCGATGGTCAGCCGCTGGCCCGCAAGTCGGTGAGTGATGTGATCAAGGCGGAGCAGCAGCGTGATGACACGAAGGAGTCGGCTTCGGCGAAGCCGTCCGAGCCGGACATGCCGCACGGCGGGATGCCCTCGCCGGCGTGAGGAACGATTCGAGGCTCAGACGAGGTCTTTTTCGCGGAGCAGGTGATTCGCCTTGACGGCATGAGCCAGCGAGCGTCCGACGACGTCGTTGAGTCGTGCCGGTGACATGCCGAGCCCGGGTCGCTTGATGGTGAGGTCGCTGCTCTTGAGTCGGTGGCCCGCGGGGAGGTCGTTGATCAGGCAGAGGCTCTGGCGTGAGATTCGGCGGACGTCTTCTTCTTCCTTGATGACGGTTTTCCGGGCCAGGCCCAGTGCCGATGCCGCTGCGTGTGCGTGCTTGACGTAGTCGCGCATGGTGTTGGGTGTGAGGCTTGCGGCGTGGTCGGGTCCGGGTGCATCGGTGTCGTGGGTGAAGTGTTTTTCGAGCAGGCAGGCGCCGGCGGCGACGGCCAGCCCGCCGGTGTGGACGTCGGTCGTGTGGTCCGAGTAGCCGGTCGTCAGGTTTGTGGCGTCACGCAGCAGGCGGATGCCGGCCAGTGAGGCGTCTCGCGGTTCGGCCGGGTAGGCGGAGACGCAGTGCAGCAGGGCGGCGGGGGCGTCGTGTTTCGCCAGCCGGTCTGCTGCCTTCTGGATCTCGTGCAGTTCCGAGGCGCCGGTGGAGACGAGTGTCATGCGGTGGAGCCCGAGCGTGGCGTCGATCAGCGGGAGGTTGACGACGTCCGGCGAGGCGATCTTGATGAAGTCGGGTTCGAGCGTGGCGACCTCGTCGACGTCCTCGAGGCTGAAGGGCGTAACGCCGAAGCGGATGTCGGTTTCCCGGGCGGCGGCGCGCAGTTCGGCGAGTTGCTTGAGGTTCAGGGTGAGCGATTCGAGGAGGTCTTCGGCGGACTCGGCGGTGCCCTGCTGGTAAGCGGCGAGCTCGGATTCGGCGGAGAGCAGGCGCTCGGGGGAGAAGTGCTGGAACTTCACGGCGTCACAGCCGGCGTCTCTGGCGGCGCGGATGAGTTCGGCGGCGCGATCGACCGAGCCGTCGTGGTTGACGCCGATCTCGGCGATCACCCAGACGCGTGCGGGGTCGTGCTCGGTTGCGTGGGCGAAGGGCGGTTTTGCGTCCATGGGCGGAGTTTACACCCCGTCTTGTTTGCGGGCGTACTGCTGCTCGTAGTACTGGCGGTACTCGCCGCTCCGGATGCGTTGCCACCAGGCGGTGTTGTCGCGGTACCAGTTGCAGGTCGCTTCGAGTGCCTCGGGCCATGCCGAGCGCGAGGGCTCCCAGCCGAGATCGCGTTGGATTTTCGAGGCGTCGATGGCGTAGCGGCGGTCGTGGCCCTTGCGGTCCTCGACGTACTCGATCATGGATTCGTCGTGTCCCATGATGTCGAGGATGGCGTGGGTGAGTTCGAGGTTGGAGCGTTCGTTGTTGCCGCCGATGTTGTAGGTCTCGCCCGCCTTGCCCTGTTCGGCAACGAGCAGTACGGCCTCGCAGTGGTCGATGACGTGGAGCCAGTCGCGGACGTTGCGTCCGTCGCCGTAGAGCGGGACCTTCATGCCCTGGAGCAGGTTGGTGACGAAGAGGGGGATGACTTTTTCGGGGAACTGGTAGGGGCCGAAGTTGTTGGAGCAGTTGGTGATGCTGGCGTTGATGCCGAAGGTGTGGATGGCGGCGCGCACGAGGTGGTCGGAGGATGCCTTGCTGGCCGAGTATGGGCTGCTCGGGCTGTAGGGCGTGGTCTCGGTGAAGAGCAGGTCGGGCCGGTCGAGGGGCAGGTCGCCATAGACCTCGTCGGTGGAGACGTGCACGAGGCGTTTGTTGTTGTCGGGGTCGGCCTGTCGCAGGGCGTCGAGGAGGCACTGGGTGCCGAGGACGTTGGTCTCGATGAAGGGTCGGCCGTCGATGATGGAGCGGTCGACGTGGCTCTCGGCGGCCATGTGGATGACGATGTCTGCCTCGGCGATGAGGGAGGTCATCTGGTCGACGTCACGGATGTCGCCGTGGACGAAGCGGTAGCGTTCGGGGAAGCGCTCCTCGATATCGCGGAGGCTCTCGGGGTTGCCGGAGTAGGTGAGAGCGTCGAGATTGACGAGGCTGGTGTCGCTGCGGGATTCGAGTGCGAAGCGCACGAAGTTGGACCCGATAAAACCGCTGCCGCCGGTGATGAGAATCTTCATGCGCACGCGTCGCTTTCGTTTGGATTTCGTGTCTACCCCATGCATCGGCTTGACCCGCCCCGGGGATTGACCGATGCTCGCTAGGGAGCATAACGCTCGCGTCGAAGGGAAGCATCATGAAGGGCGTTATTCTGGCTGGTGGTCTTGGCTCGCGGCTGCGACCACTGACGCTGGTGACCAACAAGCACCTGTTGCCGGTGTACGACCGGCCGATGATCTACTACCCGATTCAGTGTCTGCTGAACGCGGGGATTAACGAGATTCTCATCGTGACCGGCGGTGAGCACGCGGGGGACTTCCTCAAGCTGCTCAAGAACGGGAAGCAGTTGGGGCTGAAGCAGCTCGCCTACGCCTACCAGGAGGGTGAGGGCGGGATTGCGGATGCGTTGAAGCTCGCAGAAGACTTCGCGGATGGCGACAAGATCAGCGTGATCCTCGGCGACAACATCATCGAGGGGAACATCCGCAAGGCGGCGGGTGACTTTTTCACCCAGTCATCCGGTGCCAAGCTGCTGCTGAAGGAAGTGCACGATCCTGAGCGTTTTGGTGTGGTGGCCTTTGATGACGACGGCAAGGTGACGCGCATCATCGAGAAGCCGGAGAACCCGCCGAGCAACTGTGCGGTGACGGGGATTTATTTCTACGACAACGACGTGTTCGAGATCTGCCAGACCCTCAGGCCCTCGGGGCGTGGTGAGTTGGAGATCACCGACGTGAACCAGGCCTACCTTGAGCGTGGCGATCTGAGTTACGAGATGCTCGACGGCTGGTGGACCGACGCGGGCACGTTCGAGAGTCTGCATCGCGCGAGTAACCTTGTGAAGGAGGGCGGAGCCAACAACCTTGAGTTGACCGCCGTCCAGCAAGCCTGAGCGGAGGAGGCTCGTGCTGTTCCCGCTCATCCTGTCGGCAGACGAAGCGACGCGGGGCTGGCGTTTGGGGATCAACGATCCTTCTGCCGAGGCGTGGATGATCGTGGGGGCTTATGCCGTGGCCGGTCTGCTTGCCGGCCGGGCGGCGATGTTTACGGCAGGCCGTGAGTCGCGATTCTGGTGGCTGATTGCGGCGGTGATGGTCGGCCTGGGCATCAACAAGCAGCTCGATCTTCAGTCGGTATTTACCGAGACGGCGCGTGATCTGAGCCGGGCGTGGGGTTGGGTCGACTACAAGCGAGCCTTGCAGGTGGCTTTCATCGCGATGATCTCGGGGCTGATGGTGGCTGCTGGTGGTTATGTCGTCTGGCAGGTGCGTGGGCTGCTCTGGCGCGTGCGGTTTGCGCTGCTGGGGTTGTTGATGATCGGAGCCTTCATCGTCATCAAGGCGGCTTCGCTGCATCACGTTGACGTGTTTCTTGGTCGGCCGCTGACGCCGAACAACCTGCTGCGGCTCAATGTCTTGTTTGAACTCCCGGGTATCCTGCTGGTTGCGACTGGCGCATCGTTGCGCCATCGAGAGGCCGGCTGCGATTCTCCTTCGACACCGTATCCGGAGACCCGTGCTCGTGAACATTCTTGAGACTGATATCCCCGGCGTGCGCATCATTGAGCCGCGCAAGTTTGGTGACCACCGTGGTTTTTTTATGGAGAGCTACAGCGCGCCGCGGCTTGCCGAGGCGGGCATTGACGACCATTTCGTGCAGGACAACCACTCGCTTTCAGCAGCGGCGGGGACGCTTCGTGGGCTCCATTGCCAGACCCCGCCTCATGCGCAGGCCAAGCTGGTCCGGGTGACACGGGGTCGTGTGCTCGATGTCGCCGTGGATGCGCGCAGGGGCTCGCCGACGTTTGGCCGGCACGTCGCGGTTGAACTCGATCCCGAATCGGCGCGTCAGTTGTATGTTCCGGTGGGTTTTCTCCACGGATTCGTGACTCTTGAGCCCGACACCGAGTTCCTTTACAAGGTTTCGGACTGCTACGCGCCCGAGTGTGATACGGGTGTGCGCTTCGATGACCCGGACCTGGGTATCGACTGGGGGTTGAACGGTCGCGAGCCGGTGTTGTCGGAGAAGGACAGCCAGTTGGTGAGCTGGGCCGACTTCGATTCGCCTTTTACCTGGGAGGGCTGAGTGGATGCGTGTGCTGCTGATCGCACCGAACGGGATGCTGGGTCGTGCGTGGAAGGGGCTTCTTGAGTCCGAGGGCGTCGAGCACACGGCCGTCGGTCGGCCGGAGCTGGACATCACGCGCCCCGAGACGATCGCGTCGATGGTCACGCCCGGCTGCACGCATGTGGTCAACTGCGCTGCGTGGACGGATGTCGATGGGGCAGAGTCACACGAGGAGGAAGCGAGACGGAGCAACGCCGGCGGGCCGGCTGCGTTAGCCGATGCCGTCCGCGCGATCGGAGCACGGCTGGTTCACTACTCGACGGACTACGTGTTTCGAGGCGACGGCGACGCGCCTTATCCGGTCGACACGCCGCGCGATCCTGTGAGCGCTTATGGACGAACCAAGGCGGAGGGCGAGGTTCTGCTGGAGGAATCGGGTGTCGATCACCTGACGATCCGCACGAGTTGGGTTTACGCGCCGTGGGGCAAGAATTTCGTGCTGACGATGCGCAGGCTTCTGACTGAGCGTGATCAGGTCAAGGTGGTGGACGACCAGCGAGGCCGGCCGACCTCCGCGGAGCATCTGGCCAGGGCGAGTCTCGGCCTGATGCGGGCTGATGCCCGCGGCTTTTTTCACGTGAGTGACGGCGGTGAGGCGACGTGGTTTGAGCTGGCTCGTCACATCGGCGACCGAGAGGGGACGACCTGTGCGATCGAGCCCTGCACGACCGACGCGTTCCCCCGGCCGGCGAAGCGTCCGGCCTATTCGGTGCTTGATCTTTCGAGGACCGAGGCCTTGATCGGGCCGATGCCTGACTGGCGGAACAACGTTAATGCGGTTCTGGAGCAACTCTGATCAGAGCGGCCAGATCAGGGGTGTCAGGAAGATGGTGGTGACGAGGACGATGAGCATCAGCGGGAGGCCGATGCGTGCGTAGTCGGCGTAGCGGTACCCGCCGGGCCCGTAGACCATCAGGTTGGTCTGGTAGCCGATCGGAGTGATGAAACTCGCGGACGCGGCGATCATGACGATCACGAGCAGCGGCAGCGGGTCGGCCTGCATGCGTTCGGCGGTGGCGAGGGCGATGGGGTAGACCAGCAGGGCCGCGGCGACGTTGGTCATGAGTTCGGTGAAGAGATTGGCCAGCAGGAAGAGCGCAAGGAGACTGAGCAGGGGGCTGCCGCCGGTGAGTGTCATCAGGCCGGCGACGATGCCGTCTGCTGCCCCCGAGGCGGCGACGGCCTGGCCGATGCCGATGGCGCAGCCGATGACGATGAGGATCTGCCAGTCGATGGATTGGCGCGCTTCGCTCGCGGTGCAGCAGCGCGTGAGCCACATGAGGCCGGCGGCGAGGAGTGCGCCGTGCATGAGCGTGAGCCACTCGAGCCCGACGCTGACGACGAGGAGCCCGAGGATGGTGATGGCCAGCCAGGCCCGTTCGTGGCGGATGATGGTGGAGTCCTCGATGGGGCTGACGAGGTAGAAGTCCTGGCTGTAGCGTCGCTGGTCGGAGAAGCTGGCGGGGGCTTCCATGAGCAGCGTGTCGCCCGGCTGGAGCACGACGTCGCCTATTTTCTGCTGGAGTCGCTGGCCGTCACGGGCGACGGCGATGACGGCGGCGTTGTAGACCGAGCGGAACCGGCCGTCGCGGATGGTCTTGTGCACGAGCGGGCAGCGGTTGGAGACGACGGCTTCGATGAGCTTGCGTGAGGCCCGTGGCGCGTTGAGCTTGTAGACCTGGTCCTCGGCGGGTTTG
Coding sequences within:
- a CDS encoding N-acetylneuraminate synthase family protein → MDAKPPFAHATEHDPARVWVIAEIGVNHDGSVDRAAELIRAARDAGCDAVKFQHFSPERLLSAESELAAYQQGTAESAEDLLESLTLNLKQLAELRAAARETDIRFGVTPFSLEDVDEVATLEPDFIKIASPDVVNLPLIDATLGLHRMTLVSTGASELHEIQKAADRLAKHDAPAALLHCVSAYPAEPRDASLAGIRLLRDATNLTTGYSDHTTDVHTGGLAVAAGACLLEKHFTHDTDAPGPDHAASLTPNTMRDYVKHAHAAASALGLARKTVIKEEEDVRRISRQSLCLINDLPAGHRLKSSDLTIKRPGLGMSPARLNDVVGRSLAHAVKANHLLREKDLV
- the rfbB gene encoding dTDP-glucose 4,6-dehydratase codes for the protein MKILITGGSGFIGSNFVRFALESRSDTSLVNLDALTYSGNPESLRDIEERFPERYRFVHGDIRDVDQMTSLIAEADIVIHMAAESHVDRSIIDGRPFIETNVLGTQCLLDALRQADPDNNKRLVHVSTDEVYGDLPLDRPDLLFTETTPYSPSSPYSASKASSDHLVRAAIHTFGINASITNCSNNFGPYQFPEKVIPLFVTNLLQGMKVPLYGDGRNVRDWLHVIDHCEAVLLVAEQGKAGETYNIGGNNERSNLELTHAILDIMGHDESMIEYVEDRKGHDRRYAIDASKIQRDLGWEPSRSAWPEALEATCNWYRDNTAWWQRIRSGEYRQYYEQQYARKQDGV
- a CDS encoding sugar phosphate nucleotidyltransferase; this translates as MKGVILAGGLGSRLRPLTLVTNKHLLPVYDRPMIYYPIQCLLNAGINEILIVTGGEHAGDFLKLLKNGKQLGLKQLAYAYQEGEGGIADALKLAEDFADGDKISVILGDNIIEGNIRKAAGDFFTQSSGAKLLLKEVHDPERFGVVAFDDDGKVTRIIEKPENPPSNCAVTGIYFYDNDVFEICQTLRPSGRGELEITDVNQAYLERGDLSYEMLDGWWTDAGTFESLHRASNLVKEGGANNLELTAVQQA
- the rfbC gene encoding dTDP-4-dehydrorhamnose 3,5-epimerase, whose amino-acid sequence is MNILETDIPGVRIIEPRKFGDHRGFFMESYSAPRLAEAGIDDHFVQDNHSLSAAAGTLRGLHCQTPPHAQAKLVRVTRGRVLDVAVDARRGSPTFGRHVAVELDPESARQLYVPVGFLHGFVTLEPDTEFLYKVSDCYAPECDTGVRFDDPDLGIDWGLNGREPVLSEKDSQLVSWADFDSPFTWEG
- the rfbD gene encoding dTDP-4-dehydrorhamnose reductase, encoding MRVLLIAPNGMLGRAWKGLLESEGVEHTAVGRPELDITRPETIASMVTPGCTHVVNCAAWTDVDGAESHEEEARRSNAGGPAALADAVRAIGARLVHYSTDYVFRGDGDAPYPVDTPRDPVSAYGRTKAEGEVLLEESGVDHLTIRTSWVYAPWGKNFVLTMRRLLTERDQVKVVDDQRGRPTSAEHLARASLGLMRADARGFFHVSDGGEATWFELARHIGDREGTTCAIEPCTTDAFPRPAKRPAYSVLDLSRTEALIGPMPDWRNNVNAVLEQL
- a CDS encoding SLC13 family permease gives rise to the protein MPWEAWTTLATLAAMILILAANVTGPDVILMGTLALLATVGLFSERMPHIDELFLGFGSQGPITIALLYVVAAGLRHTGATELMSQWFLGRPTSATTAQARVMPTAAGLSAFLSNTAVVAVFLPAVGDLARKCAISPSKLLIPLSYAAILGGMCTLIGTSTNLVVNGRMLEDPRVGTGLGMFDLAWVGLPCALLGFIYLLVVGRWLLPDRKPAIDRERSAREYAVEMIVEPDGPLVGSTIEAAGLRHLPGLYLTEIQRDQEILAAVGPDQKLRANDRLVFVGIVASVVDLRKIRGLKPAEDQVYKLNAPRASRKLIEAVVSNRCPLVHKTIRDGRFRSVYNAAVIAVARDGQRLQQKIGDVVLQPGDTLLMEAPASFSDQRRYSQDFYLVSPIEDSTIIRHERAWLAITILGLLVVSVGLEWLTLMHGALLAAGLMWLTRCCTASEARQSIDWQILIVIGCAIGIGQAVAASGAADGIVAGLMTLTGGSPLLSLLALFLLANLFTELMTNVAAALLVYPIALATAERMQADPLPLLVIVMIAASASFITPIGYQTNLMVYGPGGYRYADYARIGLPLMLIVLVTTIFLTPLIWPL